From Sporomusaceae bacterium, the proteins below share one genomic window:
- a CDS encoding methyl-accepting chemotaxis protein encodes MSDRNPVLEHFLHVMPVLVDLHAGEIGVAITDREKYLFYRPSQKLDLKIPEGTPLKPGTAIVKAMEEKRRVVVRGDKATFGLPYIATAYPVSDADGRVVGGVVVIEQTDRQDALKDMAGKLSDSISVLASTTEEISAQAEEIATVSANLSRLSQESQQRVKETDQVIGLIKTIAGQTNLLGLNAAIEAARVGDAGRGFGVVAEEIRKLAIGTADSIKKIEDIVKAIQTDSDSTYGQLSQVNDVIGQIAGALAHVAGAVQQAGSMAQELDHMADNLSLDK; translated from the coding sequence TTGAGTGACAGAAACCCCGTCCTCGAACACTTCCTGCACGTCATGCCGGTGCTTGTCGACCTCCACGCCGGCGAAATCGGCGTAGCCATTACCGACCGGGAAAAGTACCTCTTTTACCGTCCGTCGCAGAAACTCGACCTTAAAATTCCGGAGGGGACTCCATTAAAGCCCGGAACCGCAATTGTCAAGGCTATGGAAGAAAAGCGCCGCGTAGTCGTACGGGGGGATAAGGCGACTTTCGGGTTGCCGTACATCGCAACAGCCTATCCGGTATCCGACGCCGACGGACGGGTGGTAGGCGGGGTGGTTGTCATCGAGCAGACCGACCGTCAGGACGCCCTAAAGGACATGGCCGGCAAACTGAGCGACAGCATCAGCGTCCTCGCCAGCACCACCGAAGAAATCTCCGCCCAGGCGGAAGAAATCGCCACCGTCAGCGCCAACCTCTCCCGGCTCTCCCAGGAATCGCAGCAGCGGGTCAAAGAAACCGACCAGGTTATCGGTCTCATCAAAACCATCGCCGGACAGACCAACCTGCTGGGTCTCAACGCCGCCATCGAGGCGGCCCGGGTGGGCGACGCCGGCCGGGGCTTCGGCGTCGTGGCCGAAGAAATCCGCAAACTCGCCATCGGCACCGCCGACTCCATCAAAAAAATCGAAGACATCGTCAAAGCCATCCAGACCGACAGCGACAGCACCTATGGCCAACTCAGCCAGGTCAACGACGTCATCGGCCAGATCGCGGGCGCCCTCGCCCATGTAGCCGGCGCGGTCCAGCAGGCCGGCAGCATGGCCCAGGAGCTTGATCACATGGCCGACAACCTCAGCCTCGACAAATAG
- a CDS encoding TIM barrel protein, which produces MAQAQFGPAGNPDAFYAAGYKASVEMPAWLASMGLDAYEYQCSRGVTIREETARAIGEAALRHGVKLSVHAPYYINLATEDPTIAANTTRHILKSLEAARWLGADRVTFHIGGPGKQPRHQAIDRATALFLAILEEADKQGLLAGIYLAPETMGKQNQLGNLEEVLAFCALSEWTIPTIDFGHLHAVTGGRYTTRAEYEAAFDLVAEKLGEQKAAAVHIHFSRIEFTKAGEKRHWTFGDDYGPPHEPLLDVIAARGYTPRIVCESAGTQAADAKTMQEYYRNALANR; this is translated from the coding sequence ATGGCGCAAGCTCAATTCGGTCCGGCCGGAAACCCGGACGCATTCTACGCAGCGGGATACAAGGCCTCGGTCGAAATGCCGGCGTGGCTGGCCTCCATGGGTCTCGACGCTTACGAATACCAGTGCAGCCGCGGCGTCACCATCCGCGAGGAAACCGCCCGGGCCATCGGCGAGGCCGCCCTGCGGCACGGCGTAAAGCTCAGCGTTCACGCCCCTTACTACATCAACCTGGCCACCGAAGACCCGACCATCGCCGCCAACACCACCAGGCACATCCTCAAATCGCTCGAAGCCGCCCGCTGGCTGGGTGCCGACCGCGTCACCTTTCACATCGGCGGTCCGGGCAAGCAGCCCAGGCACCAGGCGATCGACCGTGCCACCGCGCTTTTCCTCGCCATCCTGGAGGAAGCCGACAAGCAAGGGCTGCTGGCAGGAATCTACCTCGCCCCGGAAACGATGGGCAAACAGAACCAGCTCGGCAACCTTGAGGAAGTGCTGGCTTTCTGCGCCTTGAGCGAATGGACAATCCCCACCATCGACTTCGGCCACCTTCACGCCGTCACCGGCGGCCGCTACACCACCCGCGCCGAATACGAGGCCGCCTTCGACCTCGTCGCCGAGAAACTGGGCGAACAGAAAGCCGCCGCCGTCCACATCCACTTCAGCCGCATCGAATTCACCAAAGCGGGCGAAAAACGTCATTGGACATTCGGCGACGACTACGGGCCGCCCCACGAGCCGCTCCTCGACGTCATCGCCGCCCGCGGCTACACGCCGCGGATCGTCTGCGAATCGGCCGGCACCCAGGCCGCCGACGCCAAGACCATGCAGGAATACTACCGGAATGCTTTGGCAAACCGCTAA
- a CDS encoding tRNA (cytidine(34)-2'-O)-methyltransferase, translated as MHIVLVEPEIPGNTGNIARLCAATGCELHLVRPLGFSTDDRYLKRAGLDYWHLVKVHYHDSFAAVEKLYDGLNFHFNTTKADRFYHEVAYTPADVLVFGRETAGLPDTILGPNRSRCVRIPMLAGARSLNLSNAVAVVVYEALRQNGFRDLL; from the coding sequence ATGCACATCGTCCTCGTCGAACCGGAAATACCGGGCAACACCGGCAACATCGCCCGTCTGTGCGCCGCGACCGGCTGCGAACTGCACCTCGTGCGGCCGCTCGGCTTCTCCACCGACGACCGCTACCTCAAGAGAGCCGGCCTCGACTACTGGCATCTCGTCAAAGTCCACTACCACGACTCCTTCGCCGCCGTCGAGAAGCTGTACGACGGCCTGAACTTCCACTTCAACACCACCAAAGCCGACCGGTTCTACCACGAGGTCGCCTACACCCCCGCAGACGTGCTTGTTTTCGGTCGGGAAACGGCCGGACTGCCGGACACCATCCTTGGCCCCAACCGTTCCCGCTGCGTGCGCATCCCGATGCTGGCCGGCGCGAGATCGCTCAACCTTTCCAACGCCGTCGCCGTCGTCGTATACGAAGCTCTGCGCCAGAACGGCTTTCGGGATTTGCTTTGA
- a CDS encoding DUF503 domain-containing protein, whose protein sequence is MAVVVCAVELFIPAAGSLKAKRQVVRSVVGRIRSRCGASAAETGHQDTWQRAAVEIAIAGSSRAVLARQVELVRRIIDDCGEAEVVAFSVDYL, encoded by the coding sequence ATGGCGGTCGTCGTATGCGCCGTCGAACTATTCATCCCCGCCGCCGGTTCGCTCAAAGCCAAGCGCCAGGTCGTGCGCAGCGTCGTCGGGCGCATCCGCTCCCGCTGCGGCGCCTCCGCGGCCGAGACCGGGCACCAGGACACCTGGCAGCGCGCGGCCGTCGAAATCGCCATCGCCGGCAGCAGCCGGGCCGTACTCGCCCGACAGGTCGAACTCGTCAGGCGGATCATCGACGATTGCGGCGAAGCCGAAGTCGTCGCCTTTAGCGTCGACTACCTGTGA
- a CDS encoding secondary thiamine-phosphate synthase enzyme YjbQ yields the protein MEKFVVATPTEGFIDITAQVAAIVRAGGVGEGLCHVFVPHTTAGVTINENADPDVVADMLAGLDKLVPSLPYRHAEGNSPAHIKASLLGAAATMPITGGGLVLGTWQAIYLGEFDGPRRRTVCVTLVGR from the coding sequence ATGGAAAAATTCGTCGTCGCCACCCCCACCGAGGGGTTCATCGACATCACCGCCCAGGTCGCCGCCATCGTCAGAGCCGGCGGCGTCGGCGAAGGGCTTTGCCACGTCTTTGTTCCCCACACCACCGCCGGCGTCACCATCAACGAGAACGCCGACCCCGACGTCGTCGCCGACATGCTCGCCGGCCTCGACAAGCTGGTGCCGTCGCTGCCCTACCGCCACGCCGAAGGCAACTCCCCGGCCCACATCAAAGCTTCCCTGCTGGGCGCGGCGGCCACCATGCCGATAACGGGCGGCGGACTCGTACTCGGCACCTGGCAGGCGATATACCTGGGTGAATTCGACGGCCCGCGCCGGCGGACGGTCTGCGTCACCCTCGTCGGCCGTTAG
- a CDS encoding 4Fe-4S dicluster-binding protein, with product MDKVKRKIVRIDEALCTGCGKCVTPCAEGAIEIVGGKAKVRREQLCDGAGFCLGVCPTGALTLEERETVPFDEHAVHEHKKTLADKPEYNVTMKCHLCGITEHDRPLLPIKSKGESDWVCVKCIPRLIHG from the coding sequence ATGGATAAAGTGAAGCGCAAAATAGTCAGAATCGACGAAGCCCTCTGCACAGGCTGCGGCAAATGCGTAACCCCCTGCGCCGAAGGCGCCATCGAAATAGTAGGCGGCAAGGCCAAGGTCCGCCGCGAACAGCTTTGCGACGGGGCCGGCTTTTGCCTGGGCGTCTGCCCGACCGGGGCCCTGACCCTCGAAGAACGGGAAACCGTCCCCTTCGACGAGCACGCCGTCCACGAACACAAAAAAACACTGGCCGACAAACCGGAATACAACGTCACCATGAAATGCCACCTCTGCGGCATCACCGAGCACGACCGGCCCCTGCTGCCCATCAAGTCGAAGGGCGAGAGCGATTGGGTGTGTGTAAAATGTATCCCCCGCCTAATCCACGGCTAG
- a CDS encoding acyl-CoA dehydratase activase-related protein, whose amino-acid sequence MPPTVGIPRGLLYHYYGDIWSAFFRRLGAIPAVSPETTRAVIEAGNCIDEVCLPVKAFFGHARALADKVDLLFLPRVVSVAAGHYSCPKIIGLPDIMRAAFPGGPPLIAPTVDLRTGRGSLLRAITGVGGTLGRSPLYSLYAWQRAWRECRRPYTAAVGAADLPRVALVGHPYILRDRQISMDVTGKLAAMGVDVLTADRVDPRAADQAAAALPKNIFWHYCRRLAGAALAFLGASPPPAGMIFLTSFACGPDSLVGEQLRRQAGHRGVPFLLLALDEHTAEAGLVTRLEAFTDMLPRRRP is encoded by the coding sequence TTGCCGCCGACGGTCGGCATCCCCCGCGGACTCCTCTACCATTACTACGGCGACATCTGGAGCGCCTTCTTCCGCAGGCTTGGCGCCATACCGGCGGTATCGCCGGAAACGACCAGGGCCGTCATCGAAGCCGGCAACTGCATCGACGAAGTCTGCCTGCCGGTCAAGGCCTTCTTCGGCCACGCCCGCGCCCTTGCGGACAAAGTCGATCTCCTTTTCCTGCCACGGGTAGTCAGCGTCGCGGCCGGCCACTATTCCTGCCCGAAAATCATCGGCCTCCCCGACATCATGCGGGCCGCCTTCCCCGGCGGGCCGCCCCTCATCGCCCCGACCGTCGACCTGCGCACAGGTCGCGGCAGCCTGCTGCGGGCCATAACCGGCGTGGGCGGGACGCTCGGTCGCTCGCCCCTCTACAGCCTCTACGCCTGGCAGCGGGCCTGGCGGGAATGCCGTCGCCCATACACGGCCGCAGTAGGAGCGGCAGACCTCCCGCGCGTCGCCCTGGTGGGCCACCCTTATATTCTCCGCGACCGCCAGATCAGCATGGACGTCACCGGCAAACTTGCGGCCATGGGGGTTGACGTCCTCACCGCCGACCGCGTCGACCCGCGGGCCGCCGACCAGGCCGCAGCCGCGCTGCCCAAGAACATATTCTGGCACTACTGCCGTCGCCTGGCGGGAGCGGCCCTGGCCTTCCTGGGGGCCAGCCCGCCGCCCGCCGGCATGATCTTCCTTACCTCCTTCGCCTGCGGTCCCGACTCCCTCGTCGGCGAGCAACTGAGACGGCAGGCCGGACATCGCGGCGTCCCCTTCCTGCTCCTCGCCCTCGACGAACACACCGCCGAAGCCGGCCTTGTCACCAGGCTGGAAGCCTTCACCGATATGCTGCCCAGGAGGCGCCCATGA
- a CDS encoding iron-only hydrogenase system regulator, whose protein sequence is MKRIGVIGIVIHEPKNVAEKVNTVISDYGHIVIGRMGIPKPEVNVGVIALIIEGTTDEVGALTGKLGNLPGVTVKSALTTQSLEEEKYHDR, encoded by the coding sequence ATGAAACGCATCGGGGTCATCGGCATTGTCATCCACGAGCCGAAAAACGTCGCGGAGAAAGTTAATACGGTAATCTCGGACTACGGCCATATCGTCATCGGCCGCATGGGCATACCGAAACCCGAGGTGAATGTGGGCGTTATCGCCCTGATTATCGAAGGCACGACCGACGAAGTAGGCGCCCTGACCGGCAAGCTCGGCAATCTGCCGGGCGTGACCGTCAAGTCGGCGCTCACCACCCAGAGTTTAGAGGAGGAGAAATATCATGATCGATGA
- the hydG gene encoding [FeFe] hydrogenase H-cluster radical SAM maturase HydG: MIDEKERTSDAFIDDALIERLLSEAKTKAGDAAGVRRIIAKAGGYKGLSAGEVAVLLEVNDPELLREMFAAAAAVKEAIYGKRIVLFAPLYISSHCINNCVYCGYRTGNKEQLRRRLTLPEVKEEVEVLESLGHKRLAVEAGEDPVNCPIDYVTDVIREIYSIKDGNGSIRRVNVNIAATTVEDYRKLKEANIGTYILFQETYHRPTYAALHPSGPKRDYNWHTTAMDRAMKAGIDDVGIGVLYGLYDFKYETVAMFLHAEHLDRDCGVGPHTISVPRLRPAGSVNLDSFPYLVGDEDFKKIIAIIRLAVPYTGMILSTREDPELRDELITYGISQISAGSCTGVGGYQQVHQQHVACSPNSGQQFEPSDQRSPNEIIRMLCGKGFVPSYCTACYRQGRTGDRFMALAKSGEIQNVCLPNALLTFKEYLLDYADEQTRVMGEKLISRSLDDIPQENIRTATAERLEEIAAGKRDLYF; the protein is encoded by the coding sequence ATGATCGATGAAAAAGAACGCACTTCCGACGCCTTTATCGATGACGCCCTTATCGAGAGGCTTCTGTCCGAGGCCAAGACGAAGGCGGGCGACGCGGCCGGCGTCCGGCGCATCATCGCGAAGGCCGGCGGATACAAGGGACTTTCCGCCGGCGAGGTGGCGGTACTGCTCGAGGTGAATGACCCCGAACTGCTGCGGGAGATGTTTGCCGCCGCCGCGGCGGTGAAGGAGGCGATTTACGGCAAGCGCATCGTCCTCTTCGCTCCGCTGTATATTTCCAGCCACTGTATCAACAACTGCGTCTACTGCGGGTACCGGACCGGCAACAAGGAGCAGCTCCGCCGCCGCCTCACGCTGCCGGAGGTCAAGGAGGAGGTTGAGGTTCTCGAATCGCTCGGCCATAAGCGCCTGGCCGTCGAGGCCGGCGAGGACCCTGTCAACTGCCCGATAGATTACGTAACCGACGTCATCAGGGAAATTTACAGCATCAAGGACGGCAACGGCAGCATCCGCCGCGTAAACGTGAACATCGCCGCGACGACTGTCGAGGATTACCGCAAGCTGAAAGAGGCCAATATCGGCACGTATATCCTCTTTCAGGAGACTTATCACCGCCCGACGTATGCCGCGCTGCATCCCAGCGGCCCGAAACGGGATTACAACTGGCACACGACCGCGATGGACCGGGCGATGAAGGCCGGTATCGACGACGTGGGCATCGGCGTGCTGTACGGCCTGTACGATTTCAAGTACGAAACGGTGGCGATGTTTCTCCACGCCGAACACCTCGACCGCGACTGCGGCGTGGGCCCCCATACCATCTCGGTGCCGCGCCTGCGCCCCGCCGGCAGCGTGAATCTCGACAGCTTCCCCTATCTGGTGGGCGACGAGGATTTCAAGAAGATTATCGCCATCATCCGCCTGGCGGTGCCTTACACCGGCATGATCCTGTCCACCCGCGAGGATCCGGAGCTGCGCGACGAGCTGATCACGTACGGTATTTCCCAGATCAGCGCCGGGTCGTGCACCGGCGTGGGCGGCTACCAGCAGGTGCACCAGCAGCATGTCGCCTGCAGCCCGAACAGCGGCCAGCAGTTCGAACCGAGCGACCAGCGGTCGCCGAACGAGATTATCCGCATGTTGTGCGGGAAGGGCTTCGTGCCCAGCTACTGCACTGCCTGCTACCGTCAGGGCCGCACGGGCGACCGCTTCATGGCGCTGGCCAAGAGCGGCGAGATCCAAAATGTCTGCCTGCCCAACGCCCTCCTCACCTTTAAGGAGTATCTGCTCGACTACGCTGACGAGCAAACCCGCGTCATGGGCGAAAAACTGATAAGCCGGTCGCTGGACGATATCCCTCAGGAAAATATCCGGACCGCAACGGCCGAACGTCTTGAGGAAATCGCGGCGGGGAAACGGGACCTGTATTTTTAG
- a CDS encoding MFS transporter: MLDRTFYNRPFLCLVAANGFFWMSVNFFLPVLPIYYHSLGMNDHQIGLAVGAFSIGSLMFRLFAGRAVDRYGGVPVLTAGVILSVLAIGSYHLAVTLAAATAARFLHGVGISGYSSSALTTVTMMHEKHRATEAVAFYTLSTMIGMGIAASSATWLYAAGGMPLVIGVGALTTALSLLLFPRRVKPQITAADGQSLPLKKIVAAPAVLISTISLAAVNMCYGSIMTFLPLLMLSRGITEFNSYYVAYSVVVILSRIWIGRLCVVLRPDRLVFYVLAVLGLTMLTAGHFTGSWVAALCGAGIGVGYGLAFPAMATIIAANVQPANRGTAFGFFTMAVDMGLGFGAIGMGAVAAAWGYQAVFAAAGIYTLAYAALYQLWLRGKLTAPATSA; the protein is encoded by the coding sequence TTGCTCGATCGTACGTTCTACAACCGCCCTTTTCTTTGTCTTGTTGCCGCCAACGGGTTCTTTTGGATGAGCGTCAACTTCTTTCTGCCGGTGCTACCAATATATTACCACAGTCTGGGTATGAACGACCACCAGATCGGACTTGCGGTCGGAGCGTTCTCCATCGGTTCGCTGATGTTCCGCCTGTTCGCCGGGCGGGCGGTCGACCGCTACGGCGGGGTGCCAGTGCTCACCGCCGGCGTCATCCTGTCCGTGCTCGCCATCGGCAGCTACCATCTCGCCGTAACCCTCGCCGCCGCTACCGCAGCCCGTTTTCTCCACGGCGTGGGCATCTCGGGCTACAGCTCCTCCGCGCTCACCACCGTCACCATGATGCACGAAAAACACCGCGCCACCGAAGCGGTCGCCTTTTACACCCTGTCCACCATGATCGGCATGGGCATCGCCGCCAGTTCCGCGACCTGGCTGTACGCAGCGGGCGGGATGCCGCTCGTCATCGGCGTCGGCGCGTTAACTACCGCGCTTTCCTTGTTATTATTCCCGCGGCGGGTCAAACCGCAAATCACCGCGGCTGACGGTCAGTCCCTGCCGCTCAAAAAGATCGTCGCCGCTCCCGCCGTCCTCATATCCACGATCAGCCTGGCGGCAGTCAACATGTGCTACGGCAGCATCATGACCTTCCTGCCCCTGCTCATGCTCAGCCGGGGGATAACCGAGTTCAACTCTTATTACGTGGCCTACTCGGTCGTCGTCATCCTGTCCCGCATTTGGATCGGCCGCCTTTGCGTCGTGCTGCGCCCCGACCGCCTGGTATTCTACGTCCTCGCCGTTCTCGGCCTCACAATGCTGACGGCCGGGCATTTCACCGGCTCCTGGGTAGCGGCGCTGTGCGGCGCCGGGATCGGCGTAGGTTATGGCCTGGCTTTCCCGGCCATGGCGACAATCATCGCCGCCAACGTTCAGCCGGCCAACCGGGGCACCGCCTTCGGTTTCTTCACAATGGCGGTCGACATGGGCTTAGGCTTCGGCGCCATCGGCATGGGGGCGGTAGCCGCCGCCTGGGGTTATCAGGCCGTCTTCGCCGCCGCCGGCATCTACACCCTCGCTTACGCCGCCCTCTATCAGCTGTGGCTGCGGGGGAAACTGACCGCGCCGGCGACATCCGCATAA
- a CDS encoding GDSL-type esterase/lipase family protein, producing the protein MKRFFLPIVIALVLIYMAETAAAVVLGGYKPKLEAAFAANEYVLSWQRLPYLGYYEVEVLQAPSGQFPAPPGERIFSFRTWRNSFTINDNYPFRTFWRVSAHGLFRHPLGAFSDPLDLAALTGRSDVEFKRLKPVATSSYPAAAPAADKPMLTWTVVPGAVYYEIEFLDAPPENPGGVEPSRHRFTHSRAVFTNGFNADFSRYDITRLWWRVRALDYDGDPLGVFSDAQEMFIDHGKEQVLRPLLTTVFNRNGLPTPLYPAYAWIPIAGAVSYEVEVLSDLPELPAGIAPSVYRVWSKEATGFACYDEEPRVTPGTYYWRVRGLDAAGGPVGVYSEVRSFVVDLRRGNYAATLGDSVTHGGGAVSYSPGDWEYSFQTYLNFPVVNLGRSGDTSETMAARFERDVLPFRPKFLLVMGGTNSLRGGTPAENVIEDLAAIRAKCQARGIRPIFVTLPPINPEAIKKVFNEETASNWRQEFDTVNNFIRQQRYHIDLDPHLADAGRELPDYYAVDGLHPDIEAKKVIAQIINANWSRVTR; encoded by the coding sequence ATGAAGCGCTTTTTCCTGCCGATCGTTATCGCACTTGTTTTGATATACATGGCGGAGACCGCCGCAGCCGTGGTTCTGGGCGGTTACAAGCCAAAGTTGGAGGCGGCGTTCGCCGCGAACGAGTACGTTCTCTCGTGGCAACGGCTGCCGTATCTCGGCTACTACGAGGTGGAGGTGCTGCAGGCGCCGTCGGGACAGTTTCCGGCGCCGCCCGGCGAACGGATCTTTTCTTTCCGCACATGGCGAAACAGCTTTACGATCAACGATAATTATCCTTTCCGCACGTTCTGGCGGGTGTCGGCCCACGGTCTTTTCCGCCACCCGCTGGGCGCCTTCTCCGACCCGCTCGATCTGGCGGCGCTGACAGGCCGGTCGGATGTCGAATTTAAGCGCCTCAAGCCTGTCGCCACTTCGTCCTATCCCGCCGCCGCGCCGGCCGCGGACAAGCCGATGCTGACGTGGACGGTGGTGCCGGGGGCGGTGTATTATGAGATCGAGTTTCTGGATGCGCCGCCGGAGAATCCGGGGGGCGTCGAACCGTCCCGCCACCGCTTCACCCATTCCCGCGCGGTGTTTACCAACGGCTTTAACGCCGACTTTTCCCGCTATGACATAACCCGCCTCTGGTGGCGGGTGCGGGCTCTCGATTACGACGGCGACCCGCTGGGGGTGTTCTCGGATGCCCAGGAGATGTTCATTGACCATGGTAAGGAGCAGGTGCTGCGGCCGCTGCTGACGACCGTCTTCAACCGCAATGGTCTTCCTACGCCGCTTTACCCGGCCTATGCCTGGATCCCCATCGCCGGGGCGGTGAGTTACGAGGTGGAGGTGTTGAGCGATCTGCCCGAGCTGCCGGCCGGCATTGCGCCGTCGGTATACCGCGTGTGGAGCAAGGAGGCGACCGGGTTCGCGTGCTATGACGAGGAGCCGCGCGTCACGCCCGGCACTTATTACTGGCGGGTGCGGGGCCTGGACGCCGCCGGCGGGCCGGTGGGCGTTTATTCCGAGGTCCGCAGTTTCGTGGTCGATCTCAGGCGGGGCAATTACGCGGCCACATTGGGGGACAGCGTCACCCACGGCGGCGGCGCGGTTTCTTATTCGCCGGGCGACTGGGAGTACAGCTTCCAGACGTACCTCAATTTCCCGGTCGTCAATCTTGGGCGCAGCGGCGACACTTCGGAGACGATGGCGGCGAGATTTGAACGCGACGTGCTGCCTTTCCGCCCGAAGTTCCTCCTGGTCATGGGCGGCACGAACAGCCTGCGCGGCGGCACGCCCGCCGAGAATGTCATCGAGGATCTGGCCGCCATCCGCGCCAAATGCCAGGCGCGCGGCATTCGCCCGATTTTCGTTACTCTGCCGCCGATCAATCCTGAGGCGATCAAGAAGGTTTTTAACGAAGAAACGGCGTCGAACTGGCGGCAGGAGTTCGACACCGTCAATAATTTTATCAGGCAGCAGCGCTATCATATCGATCTTGATCCCCACCTGGCGGACGCCGGGCGGGAGTTGCCCGATTATTACGCGGTCGACGGCCTTCACCCCGATATCGAGGCAAAGAAGGTCATCGCCCAGATCATCAACGCCAATTGGTCTAGAGTGACGCGATGA
- a CDS encoding prephenate dehydrogenase/arogenate dehydrogenase family protein yields the protein MKNPRITIIGVGLIGGSLGLALTAAGHDVTGVDSDQGSLGIAVERGSVDRGTTDLAAGVAEADIVFLCTPVLQIPALVARIVPHLKAGAIVTDVGSTKKYLGEKIARLLPQGVHYVGGHPMAGREKSGIAAADSKLFRDKRYILTPGAATPAAVVAAVADLIRKTGARVSVMDIIHHDDCAAVISHVPHIVAAGLVNLLGRYPGEEENIGALAGGGFCDTTRIASSDADMWADICLTNPAAITAGLEELQALLGDVVAAIRRGDRAAVHAFFAAAKARRDNIIASL from the coding sequence ATGAAAAACCCCCGGATAACCATCATCGGCGTCGGCCTCATCGGCGGGTCCCTCGGCCTCGCCCTCACAGCCGCCGGCCATGACGTCACCGGCGTCGACAGCGACCAGGGCAGCCTCGGCATCGCCGTCGAGCGCGGCTCGGTCGACCGCGGCACAACCGACCTCGCGGCCGGAGTAGCGGAGGCCGACATCGTCTTCCTCTGCACCCCCGTGCTGCAGATCCCCGCGCTCGTCGCCCGCATTGTTCCCCATCTCAAGGCAGGGGCCATCGTCACCGACGTCGGCAGCACAAAAAAGTACCTGGGCGAAAAAATAGCCCGCCTGCTACCCCAGGGCGTCCACTACGTCGGCGGACACCCCATGGCCGGACGGGAGAAAAGCGGCATCGCCGCCGCCGATAGCAAACTGTTCCGCGACAAACGCTACATCCTCACCCCCGGCGCTGCCACACCGGCGGCGGTGGTGGCGGCCGTAGCCGACCTCATCCGCAAAACCGGCGCCAGGGTGAGCGTCATGGACATCATCCACCATGACGACTGCGCCGCCGTCATCAGCCATGTGCCCCACATCGTCGCCGCCGGCCTCGTAAACCTTCTCGGCCGCTACCCCGGCGAGGAGGAAAACATCGGCGCGCTCGCGGGGGGCGGCTTCTGCGACACAACCCGTATCGCCTCCTCCGACGCCGACATGTGGGCCGACATCTGCCTCACAAACCCGGCTGCCATCACCGCCGGCCTCGAAGAGCTGCAGGCGCTGCTCGGCGACGTCGTCGCCGCCATCCGGCGCGGCGACCGCGCGGCGGTTCACGCCTTCTTCGCCGCCGCCAAAGCGCGGCGGGACAACATCATCGCGTCACTCTAG